A portion of the Cryptomeria japonica chromosome 5, Sugi_1.0, whole genome shotgun sequence genome contains these proteins:
- the LOC131875687 gene encoding protein MAIN-LIKE 1-like, producing the protein MCHLVSELSQDAVRHIDACSLRHLLYMPDIMHNRGLLTTLAERWHNEYNTFHLPTGEISITLEDVYRILHIHFTGELVQYDYHDLRSIEACKEVFGDESIDGGEIRWEDMIMHYETLPVILASLIGGFIYPDRRSQGFVVGWGNILQSMMEHCTRYAWGI; encoded by the coding sequence ATGTGCCACTTGGTGTCGGAGTTGAGTCAGGATGCTGTTAGACACATTGATGCATGCAGTTTGCGTCATCTCCTATATATGCCTGATATCATGCATAATAGGGGTCTTTTGACaacgttggccgagagatggcacaatgagTATAACACGTTTCACCTACCCACTGGCGAGATTAGtattacactcgaggatgtgtataggatcttACATATCCATTTTACTGGAGAGCTTGTCCAGTATGACTACCATGATTTAAGAAGCATTGAGGCTTGCAAGGAAGTTTTTGGAGATGAGAGCATTGATGGCGGGGAGATCAggtgggaggatatgattatgcattatgaGACTCTCCCAGTTATACTCGCAAGTTTGATTGGTGGATTCATCTATCCAGATAGGAGATCACAAGGGTTTGTCGTTGGATGGGGCAACATTCTTCAGAGTATGATGGAGCActgtactcgatatgcttggggtattTGA